From the genome of Nocardia sp. NBC_01503, one region includes:
- a CDS encoding DNA-3-methyladenine glycosylase 2 family protein: MSANELDFERCYRAVATRDARFDGQFVTAVRTTGIYCRPSCPAITPKPANVTFLPTAAAAQQSGFRACRRCLPDAAPGSPLWNTRADLASRAMRLIADGVIERGGVPALADTLGYSQRQLTRVLTSELGAGPLALARAHRAHTARLLIQTTHLSMSDIAFAAGFASIRQFNDTVREVFAVSPTTLRDESRRRNGDTLPATNGLLTLRLPYREPLDKPWLEWFLSSHAVPGIELWEDGHYSRSLRTPHGHTTIRMSIQPGHVRASLALHDMRDLAPTVARLRHFLDLDADPIGIDEALMAGITGKPRALSPGIRVPGCLDGPELLLRTMIGQQISVAAANTHTARLVQTLGESIPGAISHLFPTPAAIAAHGAEVLTGPARRVEAIAAAARAIADGELILHAGRTASELRRDLLTLDGVGPWTADYVTMRLLADPDVLLPSDLIVRRGAALLDIDLADTARFAPWRSYLTMHMWKHALAAPTPDGAPVARKVRTAP; the protein is encoded by the coding sequence GTGAGTGCGAACGAGCTGGACTTCGAACGGTGCTACCGCGCCGTGGCCACCCGGGATGCCCGCTTCGACGGGCAGTTCGTGACCGCGGTGCGCACCACCGGAATCTATTGCCGCCCTTCCTGTCCGGCGATCACCCCGAAACCCGCCAACGTCACCTTTCTACCTACCGCCGCGGCGGCACAACAGTCCGGCTTCCGGGCCTGCCGTCGCTGCCTGCCCGATGCGGCACCCGGCTCACCGCTCTGGAATACCCGCGCCGACCTGGCCTCCCGGGCCATGCGACTGATCGCCGATGGCGTGATCGAACGGGGCGGGGTGCCCGCCCTGGCCGATACGCTCGGCTATTCACAGCGCCAGCTGACCCGGGTGCTCACCTCCGAACTCGGGGCCGGACCGCTGGCCCTGGCGCGGGCGCATCGGGCGCATACCGCCCGGCTGCTCATCCAGACCACACACCTGTCCATGTCGGATATCGCGTTCGCGGCGGGCTTCGCGAGCATCCGGCAGTTCAACGACACGGTGCGCGAGGTATTCGCGGTCAGCCCGACCACCCTGCGGGATGAATCGCGACGCCGCAATGGCGACACCCTGCCCGCCACGAATGGCCTACTGACACTGCGACTTCCGTATCGCGAACCGCTGGACAAGCCCTGGCTGGAGTGGTTCCTGTCCTCGCACGCCGTGCCCGGAATCGAACTCTGGGAGGACGGCCACTACAGCCGCAGCCTGCGAACCCCGCACGGCCACACCACTATTCGCATGTCCATCCAACCCGGGCACGTGCGTGCTTCACTGGCCCTGCACGATATGCGTGACCTGGCCCCCACCGTCGCCCGGCTCCGACACTTCCTCGACCTGGATGCCGACCCCATCGGCATCGACGAGGCACTCATGGCGGGAATTACCGGGAAACCGCGTGCGCTGTCACCGGGCATTCGGGTTCCCGGATGTCTCGACGGTCCGGAACTGCTGCTGCGCACCATGATCGGGCAGCAGATCTCGGTGGCGGCGGCGAATACGCATACCGCTCGGCTGGTGCAGACGCTCGGGGAATCCATTCCCGGCGCGATCTCACACCTGTTCCCGACTCCCGCCGCCATTGCCGCCCACGGCGCGGAGGTCCTGACCGGACCGGCGCGACGAGTCGAGGCGATCGCGGCCGCGGCACGGGCGATCGCGGACGGTGAGCTGATTCTGCATGCCGGGCGCACCGCCTCCGAATTGCGTCGCGACCTGCTCACCCTGGATGGGGTGGGGCCGTGGACCGCCGACTACGTCACCATGCGACTACTCGCGGATCCGGATGTCCTACTGCCCTCCGATCTGATCGTGCGCCGGGGTGCGGCCCTGCTCGATATCGACCTGGCCGATACCGCCCGCTTCGCGCCCTGGCGCTCCTACCTGACCATGCACATGTGGAAGCACGCGCTGGCCGCGCCCACCCCCGATGGCGCTCCTGTCGCCCGGAAAGTGAGAACAGCACCGTGA
- a CDS encoding ABC transporter substrate-binding protein: MRIDPVVSRRTLLGGAAAAALAGAVGGCGGGDDDAVTFFFQARPEEARSRLLLIDEFRKRRPDIKIRTIMSGPDPLQQMLTYCAGGKCPDVLMSWELLYAELAERGVLVDLREFLDRDPRYAAELAADGYAPLRETFRWRGGQYALPEQWSGVFLYYNRKLFEQAGIQPPARWSDAWSFAEFLTAAQTLTHRDADGHTGQWGFVDAWVPYFSAACFGMNNGAQWFTPPVRPERTNIGDPRFAEGLQFYADLAVRHRVAPSVGDRQSVSAQDLFRSGRAAMLMGGHWLYSEFTGRDDLDFDVTVLPVGPHGGPGAITDVGSTGLAIAAASPRREQAWEFVKFATGPEGQALIAASGLFVPVLESAMHATGFAAAHRGIRNLEVFTDGPANSRQMAVTPQWGKVESLLERGCNRVLRGAATADSLSGQTADDIDAVLRAAI; encoded by the coding sequence GTGCGTATTGATCCCGTCGTCTCGCGTCGCACGCTGCTCGGCGGCGCGGCGGCTGCGGCCCTCGCCGGTGCGGTCGGCGGCTGCGGCGGGGGCGACGACGATGCGGTCACCTTCTTCTTCCAGGCGCGGCCGGAGGAAGCGCGCTCCCGGCTGTTGCTCATCGACGAATTCCGGAAGCGGCGGCCCGATATCAAGATTCGGACGATCATGTCCGGGCCGGATCCGCTCCAGCAGATGCTCACCTACTGCGCGGGCGGGAAGTGCCCCGATGTATTGATGTCGTGGGAGCTGCTCTACGCCGAGTTGGCCGAGCGCGGGGTGCTGGTGGATCTGCGCGAATTCCTCGACCGCGATCCGCGATACGCCGCCGAGTTGGCGGCGGACGGGTACGCACCGCTGCGCGAAACCTTCCGCTGGCGGGGCGGGCAGTACGCGCTGCCCGAGCAGTGGTCCGGGGTTTTCCTGTACTACAACCGGAAGCTGTTCGAACAGGCGGGAATTCAGCCGCCCGCGCGCTGGTCCGACGCCTGGTCCTTCGCTGAATTCCTCACCGCCGCACAGACGCTCACCCACCGTGATGCCGACGGCCACACCGGGCAATGGGGTTTCGTCGATGCCTGGGTGCCGTACTTCTCGGCCGCCTGCTTCGGTATGAACAATGGCGCGCAATGGTTCACCCCGCCGGTGCGGCCCGAGCGCACCAATATCGGCGATCCGCGGTTCGCGGAGGGGCTGCAGTTCTACGCCGATCTGGCGGTCCGGCACCGCGTCGCCCCGAGTGTCGGTGACCGGCAATCGGTTTCGGCGCAGGACCTGTTCCGGAGTGGTCGTGCGGCCATGCTCATGGGCGGACACTGGCTGTACTCGGAGTTCACCGGGCGCGATGATCTCGACTTCGATGTGACCGTACTGCCGGTCGGACCGCATGGAGGTCCGGGCGCGATCACCGATGTCGGCAGCACCGGACTCGCCATCGCCGCCGCCAGCCCGCGCCGCGAACAGGCTTGGGAATTCGTGAAATTCGCGACCGGACCGGAGGGGCAGGCACTCATCGCGGCCTCCGGACTCTTCGTTCCGGTGCTCGAATCAGCCATGCACGCAACGGGTTTCGCCGCGGCACATCGCGGTATCCGCAACTTGGAGGTCTTCACCGACGGCCCGGCCAACTCCCGTCAAATGGCGGTCACACCCCAGTGGGGCAAGGTCGAATCGCT
- a CDS encoding carbon starvation CstA family protein, giving the protein MATIEYLRTDPDLPPVGVVDRTPLTPAKKGIFLAIAVLGAIAWAILAFMRGEDVNAVWIVIAAVCTYVLAYQFYSRLIEWKITKPRDDVATPAEELENGRDYMPMDRRVLFGHHFAAIAGAGPLVGPVLAAQMGYLPGTIWIIVGVVFAGAVQDYLVLWASVKRRGRSLGQMARDELGVVGGVAAIVAVLVIMMILLAVLGIVVVNALAATPNAKTGVLEGGSPWGVFSIAMTIPIALFMGVYLRFVRPGKVGEISLVGFALLLLAIISGNWVAGSGWGRDLFTLSGTSIAWMLIIYGFIASVLPVWLLLAPRDYLSTFMKIGTIGLLAIGVLVTMPVLHAPAISQFASNSSGPAFAGNLFPFLFITIACGALSGFHALVSSGTTPKLLAKQSQARMIGYGGMLMESFVAVMAIITASIIDQHLYFAMNASPAVTGGTAEKAATYVNSLGLQGDPITPDYLNQAAADIGESKIVSRTGGAPTLAIGMSEVLHKLFGGSGLKAFWYHFAIMFEALFILTTIDAGTRVARFMLSDSLGNLGGAAKKFKDPSWLPGAWLCSAIVVAAWGSVLLMGVTDPLGGINTLYPLFGISNQLLAAVALTVVLAIVVKKGLVKWAWIPALPLVWDLIVTMTASFQKIFSGDPKIGYWTLHHNTIVKRDAYLAAQDSGQLPKGVADAAALQTQIDNLEKTIRNTFIQGTLSIVFAVLVLIVAVVGVWVCLRAIRKGVAETTESPEEPSKIFGPSSFLATKAEKEVQQEWDTLVAEGKIKPTGAATAHAH; this is encoded by the coding sequence ATGGCGACCATCGAATACCTCCGGACGGACCCCGACCTGCCTCCGGTCGGTGTCGTGGACCGGACGCCCCTCACGCCCGCCAAAAAGGGCATCTTCCTCGCCATCGCCGTACTCGGCGCGATCGCCTGGGCGATTCTCGCGTTCATGCGCGGCGAAGATGTCAATGCCGTCTGGATCGTGATCGCCGCGGTCTGTACGTATGTGCTGGCGTACCAGTTCTATTCGCGGCTGATCGAATGGAAGATCACCAAACCGCGGGATGACGTCGCCACTCCGGCCGAAGAGCTGGAGAACGGCCGCGACTACATGCCGATGGACCGCCGCGTGCTGTTCGGGCATCACTTCGCCGCCATCGCCGGCGCGGGCCCGCTGGTCGGACCGGTGCTGGCCGCGCAGATGGGATATCTGCCGGGCACCATCTGGATCATTGTCGGCGTCGTGTTCGCCGGTGCGGTGCAGGACTATCTGGTGCTGTGGGCTTCGGTGAAGCGCCGCGGCCGCAGCCTCGGGCAGATGGCGCGTGACGAACTCGGTGTGGTCGGCGGTGTCGCCGCCATCGTGGCCGTGCTGGTCATCATGATGATCCTGCTCGCCGTGCTCGGCATCGTGGTGGTGAATGCCCTTGCGGCGACACCGAATGCGAAGACCGGCGTACTCGAGGGTGGCAGCCCGTGGGGCGTGTTCTCCATTGCCATGACCATTCCGATCGCCCTGTTCATGGGCGTCTACCTGCGCTTCGTGCGCCCGGGCAAGGTCGGCGAGATCTCGCTGGTCGGCTTCGCACTGTTGTTGCTGGCCATCATCTCCGGCAACTGGGTCGCCGGGTCCGGTTGGGGCCGTGACCTTTTCACACTGTCGGGCACCAGCATCGCCTGGATGTTGATCATCTACGGTTTCATCGCCTCGGTGCTGCCGGTGTGGCTGCTGCTCGCCCCGCGCGACTACCTCTCGACCTTCATGAAGATCGGCACCATCGGTCTATTGGCGATCGGAGTACTGGTCACCATGCCGGTGTTGCACGCGCCCGCCATCTCGCAGTTCGCGAGCAACAGCAGCGGTCCGGCGTTCGCGGGCAACCTGTTCCCGTTCCTGTTCATCACCATCGCCTGTGGCGCGCTCTCGGGATTCCACGCGCTGGTCTCCTCCGGCACCACGCCGAAGCTGCTGGCCAAGCAGTCGCAGGCGCGCATGATCGGCTACGGCGGCATGCTGATGGAGTCGTTCGTCGCGGTCATGGCGATCATCACCGCCAGCATTATCGATCAGCACCTGTACTTCGCCATGAACGCCAGTCCGGCGGTCACCGGGGGCACTGCGGAGAAAGCCGCCACCTATGTGAACAGCCTTGGACTGCAGGGTGATCCGATCACCCCGGATTATCTGAATCAGGCCGCTGCCGATATCGGCGAGAGCAAGATCGTCTCGCGCACCGGTGGTGCGCCGACGCTGGCCATCGGCATGTCCGAGGTGCTGCACAAGCTGTTCGGCGGCTCGGGGCTGAAGGCGTTCTGGTACCACTTCGCGATCATGTTCGAGGCGCTGTTCATCCTCACCACCATCGACGCGGGAACCCGCGTGGCGCGGTTCATGCTCTCGGATTCGCTCGGCAATCTCGGTGGCGCGGCCAAGAAGTTCAAGGATCCGTCCTGGCTGCCCGGCGCGTGGCTGTGTTCGGCGATCGTGGTCGCGGCCTGGGGCTCGGTGCTGCTCATGGGTGTCACCGATCCGCTGGGCGGCATCAATACGCTGTACCCGCTGTTCGGTATCTCCAACCAGCTGCTGGCGGCGGTGGCGTTGACCGTGGTGCTGGCCATCGTGGTGAAGAAGGGCCTGGTCAAGTGGGCCTGGATTCCGGCGCTACCGCTGGTCTGGGATCTGATCGTCACCATGACGGCCTCGTTCCAGAAGATCTTCTCGGGTGATCCGAAGATCGGCTACTGGACGCTGCACCACAACACCATCGTGAAGCGGGACGCCTACCTCGCCGCGCAGGACTCCGGGCAGCTGCCCAAGGGAGTGGCGGACGCGGCGGCGCTGCAGACGCAGATCGACAACCTGGAGAAGACGATTCGCAATACCTTCATCCAGGGCACGCTGTCGATCGTGTTCGCGGTGCTGGTGCTGATCGTCGCCGTCGTAGGCGTGTGGGTGTGCCTGCGCGCCATTCGCAAGGGGGTCGCGGAAACCACCGAATCGCCCGAGGAACCGTCGAAGATCTTCGGGCCGAGCTCCTTCCTGGCCACGAAGGCGGAGAAGGAAGTCCAGCAGGAGTGGGACACCCTCGTCGCCGAAGGCAAGATCAAACCCACCGGTGCGGCCACGGCACACGCGCACTGA
- a CDS encoding YbdD/YjiX family protein, with the protein MNESTAPSPAAPLRTAGRAVLRALRAVIWWFNSILGGNDYQRYVDHLRFQHPDAPVPSERDYWRDRHDAAARNPANRCC; encoded by the coding sequence ATGAACGAATCCACCGCCCCGTCGCCCGCAGCCCCGCTGCGGACGGCGGGGCGCGCGGTTCTCCGTGCCCTGCGCGCCGTGATCTGGTGGTTCAACTCGATCCTCGGCGGCAACGACTACCAGCGCTACGTCGACCACCTGCGGTTCCAGCATCCGGACGCCCCGGTCCCCAGCGAACGCGACTACTGGCGCGACCGCCACGACGCGGCGGCCCGCAACCCCGCCAACCGCTGCTGCTGA